A region from the Triticum aestivum cultivar Chinese Spring chromosome 3D, IWGSC CS RefSeq v2.1, whole genome shotgun sequence genome encodes:
- the LOC123075187 gene encoding NAC domain-containing protein 48-like, whose protein sequence is MASSPLPPAGPSSFYPSGGELASFPNPWLEWEGTGHRLLSPYHSPPPPQTLAHGVAAAPLLAPAPSPTTPPPVASPPPPPQPAPGFAFCPTDSELVSFYLRPRISGQPLPDAAKRFFHEADVYATDPASLVAGRLPGPARAQGESKNWYFFSLVKPRSAQDSRKCRIVGGGKGTWKQERGNDVVGAKGRAVGRLERFTYTPNPKEDKKPPEWLMTEFSVDQHDDGGQPRPVLCLCKIYQSPRFLKSASKNSASARKRKAAADESPAVKRQLLFPAPPPPPIPLLPVLFPPPPPPAPNLPAEDDVWAHIGADPELNFSLEEFTAPWPCSMTAAAPSLLGSGHGSQCA, encoded by the coding sequence ATGGCGTCATCGCCTCTGCCGCCGGCAGGCCCTTCCTCCTTCTATCCAAGCGGGGGCGAGCTCGCATCCTTCCCGAACCCGTGGCTCGAATGGGAGGGAACCGGCCACCGCCTCCTCTCTCCCTACCACTCGCCTCCACCGCCGCAAACCCTAGCCCAtggcgtcgccgccgcccccctcctgGCCCCTGCCCCCTCACCCACCACGCCTCCGCCCGTcgcgtcgcctcctcctcctcctcagcccgCGCCCGGCTTCGCCTTCTGCCCGACCGACAGCGAGCTCGTCTCCTTCTACCTCCGCCCAAGAATCTCCGGCCAGCCGCTCCCGGACGCCGCTAAGCGGTTCTTCCACGAGGCAGACGTGTACGCCACAGACCCCGCttccctcgtcgccggccgcctgCCGGGCCCGGCGAGGGCTCAGGGGGAGAGCAAGAACTGGTACTTCTTCAGCCTCGTGAAGCCCAGGAGCGCCCAGGACAGCCGCAAGTGCCGGATCGTCGGAGGGGGCAAGGGCACATGGAAGCAAGAGCGAGGGAACGACGTCGTCGGCGCCAAGGGCCGCGCCGTCGGGCGCCTGGAGAGGTTCACGTACACGCCCAACCCCAAGGAAGACAAGAAGCCGCCGGAGTGGCTCATGACGGAGTTCAGCGTCGATCAACACGACGACGGCGGCCAGCCGAGGCCGGTTCTTTGCCTCTGCAAGATCTACCAGAGCCCGCGGTTCCTCAAGTCCGCCTCCAAGAACTCGGCGTCCGCGCGCAAGAGGAAGGCCGCCGCGGACGAATCACCCGCCGTCAAGCGGCAGCTCCTGTttccggcgccccctcccccaccAATTCCGTTGCTGCCCGTCCTGTTTCCTCCGCCCCCTCCTCCCGCACCAAATCTGCCGGCCGAAGACGACGTCTGGGCGCACATTGGTGCGGACCCAGAGTTGAACTTTAGCTTGGAAGAGTTCACCGCTCCCTGGCCTTGCTCAATGACGGCAGCGGCGCCGTCTCTGCTAGGATCCGGCCATGGAAGTCAGTGCGCTTAA